Genomic segment of Hypanus sabinus isolate sHypSab1 unplaced genomic scaffold, sHypSab1.hap1 scaffold_1500, whole genome shotgun sequence:
tgttcagaaccctgtgggtttataggtgcgTCAACAAACTGAACACCGGCATTTGGGACTGGcttcttttcatttttcttatTCAGGATagaacaattagccatcacatgaccagctttcttacaatagtaatgagcaagaccagaatatttctctttcaactgcttcccttcatccttactcttgtcactagtcccagctgtaatttctggtttaccctggtgatctctggcactcttttggaagctcttatttgGGATAATCTTAACCTTATGAgtaaaagcaaactcatctgctattctatcagactcctgcaaattggcagtatccttttcatctaaatatgtctttatgtCGTCAGGAGcacaccttttgaattcttcaattaaaactaactctttcaagctattaaaatcatcatatatttatcatcatcatatatgtgcaccagcgatcaaaacacacagacttctcataagcaaattacatatgtccggttcacagatttccacaaatttcaaaacttttgcctgtatgattctgggacaaactcgtaagctttgagcacagcctgtttcactatgtcacaatcagctgcttcatcaactgtcaaagcagaataggcttgctaagcctccccctttgtaagagaaccaaccctcttttggccactttaaattctaagcaaccttctcaaaatgctgtaagtatttatcaacctctttctgatcaaatggaggtaccaatttaatttcctgactagcctcaaacttatcaccagagtctaacgctagacccctttgctgaaaccactgtatcttttccagctcgaatagcctctgtctttctgcttcctccttctgtttttctgcctcctctctgattttctgcctctctagcctcaaattgcctctgcctttccggagcctccatctttaatttttctaacttgtcctggagctcaagctcactaggtttacttCCAGGAAACacgtccaactcctccactttaaacacaccctcagatacataatgttcagctattacccTCTGCATCTgttccctcctcattgtcaatttcaacatagcaagttttaaccttctagcaagactcaacaactcaatccgtctgccatcctctaatgcctcagaggttccCGCTTCCAAACAACAATCAGCATCCGCTGCTGATTTTCTACACACAAATATATCAAAAGGgacttccccaatgaaatcgataattaatgactacgcccccatagctgttcatatcccagatgcaggccccaattttgttatgaatcgtAAAGCTTTAGAAACGAATCAGCAtcaatagactacacctggaacaacacacacaaaatactggtggaacacagcaggccaggctgcatctataaggagaagcatagtcgacgtttcaggccgagacccttcatcaggactgcctgagactgcctgacaaagggtctcggcctgaaacgttgacagtgcttctccttatagatgctgcctggcctgctgtgctccaccagcattttgtgtgtgtttgacttccaagcatctgcagatttcctcgtggagactacaccaggagtctgtttttgatcttaaaactatctttattagaatcgacttataatatagtaacttaagcaagataaacaaaagttaacagtgttatgtgtatatatgtgtgtaaatataaatccaaaactattgagcttggggggaacaaggcttggagtcttgagatggtaaagtatgaaagttcagttcaaccacagaataggtgatgagagagatatatgtaatccagggtaaatgtcgagagaaggcaattatgtcgaattccacaggttccatggtggtaaaacaagagaacagtcactgtagatattatctgtcatccttccaaatccacataataattatcacccaaagtgacttgtcacaaggcgtatcgtcttcaagtgaattaccacaccacacccaggcaagggttaacacatcagtggtcttcacatgataccccaaatcagatccactcctatggatcaaacgaggtgacaaccacacattcgatgtatgatgaatcgataattaacccatacTTGCGGGCATAGGaaaattccaaacagtgacccttggcacctatttcccttgtatcgatctttccatttttcctccttcatctccgtctcactctgagtgtctgtgtcctcagttaaaactaaacaagctgtgagtgatgtaaacaagctgcaagtcagactgattaaacttcctaatctctctctcttaaaatgacagtccacagcaaacaaaacctagggattcattacaactgactggtgtgccagtagttggaatgactgagtgaatcctatcccacattctcagcaggtaaatggctcttctccagtgtgaactcgctgatgtctctgtagtgtggaagagtgagtgaatctcttcccacattctgagcaggtgaatggcctctctccagtgtgagctcgctgatGTTCCAGCAATCTGGATGAGTtattgaatctcttcccacagactaagcagatgaacggcttctccccagtgtgaactcgctgatgttccagtaatctggatgactcagtgaatctcttcccacagactaagcagatgaacggcttctccccagtgtgaactgactggtgtctctgcagggagcgtgagtgactgaacctcttcccacattctgagcaggggaatggcttctctccagtgtgaactcgctgatgagtcTGCAGGTCGGAtgagcgagtgaatctcttcccacattctgagcagaggaacggcttctccccagtgtgaactcgctggtgtttcagaaggttggatgacagagtgaaccgTTTCCCACATTCTGTGCAATTGAACGGCTTTTCACCGGTGTGAGCACGCTCATGTCTCAGTAGgtaggatgactgagtgaatcccttcccacattctgagcagatgaatggcttctccccagtgtgagctcgctggtgtctctgtagagcggatgaatgagtgaatctcttcccacattctgagcagatgaatggcttctccccagtgtgagctcgctggtgtctctgtagggcggatgaatgagtgaatctcttcccacattctgagcaggtgaacggcctctctccagtgtgaactcgctgatgactccgtaggttggatgactgagtgaatcccttcccacattctgaacaggtgaacggcttcaccccagtgtgaattcgctgatgactctgtaggtgggatgacacagtgaatctcttcccacagactgagcaggtgaatggcttctccccagtgtgaacacgctggtgaCTCCGTAGGTCGGATGACTgggtgaattccttcccacagactgagcagttgaacggcttctcccccgtgtgaactcgctgatgtctctgtaggcgggatatcagagtgaatcctttcccacagtctgagcaggtgaatggcctctccccagtgtgaactggcagatgactctgtaggtgggatgactgagtgaatctcttcccgcattctgaacaggtgaatggcttctccccagtgtgaagtcgctgatgtctctgtagggtggataactcactgaatcctttcccacattctgaacaggtgaacggcttctccccagtgtgaactcgctggtgtctctgtagggtggataaatcactgaatcctttcccgcattctgaacaggtgaatggcttctccccagtgtgaactcgctgatgtctcagtaggctggataaatcactgaatcctttcccacattctgagcaggtgaatggcttctccccagagtgaactcgctgatgtaccagtaggttggataactcactgaatcctttcccacattctgagcatgtgaatggcttctccccagtgtgaactcgctgatgtctccataggttggataactgagtgaatcccttcgcacagactgagcaggtgaatggcttctccccagtgtgaactcgctgatgtaccagtaggttggataactcactgaatcctttcccacattctgagcaggtgaatggcttctccccagtgtgaactcgctgatgtaccagtaggttggatgaccgagtgaatcccttcgcacagactgagcaggtgaacggcttctccccagtgtgagctcgctgatgtctctgtagggcggatgaatgagtgaatctcttcccacagactgagcaggtgaacggcctctctccagtgtgaactcgctggggactccgtaggttggatgactgagtgaatctcttctcacattctgaa
This window contains:
- the LOC132387067 gene encoding zinc finger protein 850-like, which gives rise to MAHQQVHTGEKPFTCSVCGKGFTQSSNLRSPQRVHTGERPFTCSECEKRFTQSSNLRSPQRVHTGERPFTCSVCGKRFTHSSALQRHQRAHTGEKPFTCSVCAKGFTRSSNLLVHQRVHTGEKPFTCSECGKGFSELSNLLVHQRVHTGEKPFTCSVCAKGFTQLSNLWRHQRVHTGEKPFTCSECGKGFSELSNLLVHQRVHSGEKPFTCSECGKGFSDLSSLLRHQRVHTGEKPFTCSECGKGFSDLSTLQRHQRVHTGEKPFTCSECGKGFSELSTLQRHQRLHTGEKPFTCSECGKRFTQSSHLQSHLPVHTGERPFTCSDCGKGFTLISRLQRHQRVHTGEKPFNCSVCGKEFTQSSDLRSHQRVHTGEKPFTCSVCGKRFTVSSHLQSHQRIHTGVKPFTCSECGKGFTQSSNLRSHQRVHTGERPFTCSECGKRFTHSSALQRHQRAHTGEKPFICSECGKRFTHSSALQRHQRAHTGEKPFICSECGKGFTQSSYLLRHERAHTGEKPFNCTECGKRFTLSSNLLKHQRVHTGEKPFLCSECGKRFTRSSDLQTHQRVHTGEKPFPCSECGKRFSHSRSLQRHQSVHTGEKPFICLVCGKRFTESSRLLEHQRVHTGEKPFICLVCGKRFNNSSRLLEHQRAHTGERPFTCSECGKRFTHSSTLQRHQRVHTGEEPFTC